A genome region from Bordetella genomosp. 10 includes the following:
- a CDS encoding Zn-dependent hydrolase gives MMEPDIPLAERLFERLRARSHDGVGITRDSYGPGEQAAHETMEDCARQLGLETRRDAALNLYLTLPGRRRDLPVVMTGSHLDSVPRGGNYDGAAGVVAGLAVLAGWVRAGLTPQRDVVVMGIRAEESAWFPVSYVGSKAAFGLLDAQALQSPRADTRRSLGDHMRDCGGQPELVAAGVPALQAAGLDCFVELHIEQGPVLIGGGQALGVVTGVCGSHRYREARVLGRYAHSGATPRGHRADAVVALAALIDRLQDTWAELENDGHELTLTFGQVYTDPKQADFSKVPGQVSFTVDIRSRNTDTLRLMDERLHETALAIADAQGVSFEWGPVSGSRPATMDPSLRQALHNAAAAAGASVRDMPSGAGHDSAMFANQGVPSAMLFVRNANGSHNPDEAMEMADFAAGVRTLGQVLAERAGLDNADAHLQPPRHPLSSEHQP, from the coding sequence ATGATGGAACCCGACATCCCCCTCGCCGAACGCCTGTTCGAGCGCCTGCGCGCCCGCAGCCACGACGGCGTGGGCATTACCCGAGACAGCTACGGCCCCGGCGAGCAGGCGGCCCATGAAACCATGGAGGACTGCGCGCGCCAGCTCGGGCTGGAAACGCGCCGCGACGCCGCGCTCAATCTCTACCTGACGCTGCCCGGCCGGCGCCGCGACCTGCCCGTCGTGATGACCGGCTCCCACCTGGACTCGGTGCCGCGCGGCGGCAACTACGACGGCGCGGCAGGCGTGGTGGCCGGTCTGGCGGTGCTCGCCGGCTGGGTGCGCGCCGGCCTGACCCCGCAGCGCGACGTCGTCGTCATGGGCATACGCGCCGAGGAAAGCGCCTGGTTCCCCGTCTCCTACGTCGGCAGCAAGGCTGCCTTCGGCCTGCTCGACGCGCAGGCCCTGCAAAGCCCGCGCGCCGACACGCGGCGTTCCCTGGGCGACCACATGCGCGACTGCGGCGGCCAGCCCGAGCTCGTGGCGGCCGGCGTGCCCGCCTTGCAGGCGGCCGGGCTGGACTGCTTCGTCGAACTGCACATCGAACAAGGGCCGGTGCTGATCGGCGGCGGCCAGGCGCTGGGGGTGGTGACCGGCGTCTGCGGCAGCCACCGTTACCGCGAGGCGCGCGTGCTGGGACGCTACGCGCATTCCGGCGCCACGCCGCGCGGCCATCGCGCCGACGCCGTGGTCGCCCTGGCCGCGCTGATCGACCGGCTGCAGGACACCTGGGCCGAGCTGGAAAACGACGGCCACGAACTGACGCTGACCTTCGGCCAGGTCTATACCGATCCCAAGCAGGCGGATTTCAGCAAGGTGCCCGGCCAGGTGTCCTTCACGGTCGACATCCGTTCGCGCAACACCGACACGCTGCGCCTGATGGACGAGCGCCTGCATGAAACCGCCCTCGCCATCGCCGACGCGCAAGGCGTAAGCTTCGAATGGGGACCGGTCTCCGGCAGCCGGCCGGCGACCATGGACCCGTCCCTGCGCCAGGCCTTGCATAACGCCGCGGCCGCGGCGGGCGCCAGCGTGCGCGACATGCCCAGCGGCGCCGGGCACGACAGCGCCATGTTCGCCAACCAGGGCGTGCCCTCGGCGATGCTGTTCGTGCGCAACGCCAACGGCAGCCACAACCCGGACGAAGCCATGGAGATGGCGGACTTCGCGGCCGGCGTCCGCACCCTCGGCCAGGTGCTGGCCGAACGGGCCGGACTCGACAACGCGGACGCGCACCTCCAACCACCCCGACACCCTCTTTCCAGCGAGCACCAGCCATGA
- the hutG gene encoding N-formylglutamate deformylase, translating into MTLPIVSLEQGSIPLLISIPHGGEYLPEEYARRMTPAARKLADTDWHLSRLYDFARQMGASMVRANYSRYVIDVNRPSDGAALYPGQTTTTLCPVATFHGEPVYLDPEDVPDAAETAQRVRDYWQPYHDTLAAELQRVRQQHGRVLMWEAHSIASELPYLFEGRLPDLNIGTFSGAACAPALREAAMAAAASGPYTWVIDDRFKGGHITRHYGRPQDNVHAVQLEMAQCVYMDETEPYGYREDLAAKLLPTLEAMVKNTYAALTAAG; encoded by the coding sequence ATGACCTTGCCCATCGTCAGTCTCGAACAAGGCAGCATTCCGCTGCTCATCTCCATCCCGCACGGCGGCGAATACCTGCCCGAGGAATACGCGCGCCGCATGACGCCCGCCGCGCGCAAGCTGGCCGACACCGACTGGCACCTGTCGCGCCTGTACGATTTCGCGCGGCAGATGGGCGCGTCGATGGTTCGCGCCAACTACTCGCGCTACGTGATCGACGTGAACCGGCCCAGCGACGGCGCCGCGCTCTACCCCGGACAGACCACCACCACGCTGTGCCCGGTGGCGACCTTCCACGGCGAGCCCGTCTACCTGGACCCCGAGGACGTCCCCGACGCCGCGGAAACCGCGCAGCGCGTGCGCGACTACTGGCAGCCGTATCACGACACCCTGGCCGCCGAACTCCAGCGCGTGCGCCAGCAGCATGGCCGCGTGCTGATGTGGGAGGCGCATTCCATCGCCAGCGAACTGCCCTACCTGTTCGAGGGCCGCCTGCCCGACCTGAACATCGGCACCTTCAGCGGCGCGGCCTGCGCGCCGGCGCTGCGCGAAGCCGCCATGGCGGCGGCCGCCTCGGGCCCCTACACCTGGGTCATCGACGATCGCTTCAAGGGCGGCCACATCACCCGCCACTACGGCCGTCCGCAAGACAATGTGCACGCCGTGCAGCTCGAAATGGCGCAATGCGTGTACATGGACGAGACCGAGCCCTACGGCTACCGCGAAGACCTGGCGGCCAAGCTGCTGCCGACCCTGGAAG